A genomic stretch from Leptospira licerasiae serovar Varillal str. VAR 010 includes:
- a CDS encoding DUF2179 domain-containing protein, which yields MPNWAFDYIFLPLGIYLARMTDVSIGTVRIILISRERKVLAALLGFVEVLLWLIVITQIMRNLSNVFCYIAYAGGFATGTFLGMVVEEKLALGHSFIRIIVPEKGEEIVQNLTQAGYRTTTLEAQGARGPVKVILSLLRRKDIPIVLGILKNTAPGAFYTIENARKTSDPELWKDSGQEGESFARILWRRQSRIRK from the coding sequence ATGCCTAACTGGGCCTTTGATTATATATTTTTACCCCTCGGAATTTATTTAGCTAGAATGACGGACGTTAGCATAGGCACGGTCCGTATCATTCTAATCTCTAGAGAAAGAAAGGTCCTGGCGGCCCTCCTAGGCTTTGTAGAAGTGCTTCTCTGGCTGATCGTAATCACTCAGATCATGAGAAACCTAAGCAATGTTTTCTGTTATATAGCTTACGCAGGCGGATTTGCCACAGGCACTTTTTTAGGAATGGTGGTCGAAGAAAAACTAGCCTTAGGACACTCATTCATCCGTATCATCGTCCCGGAAAAGGGAGAAGAGATCGTCCAAAATCTGACCCAAGCCGGCTATCGCACCACCACATTGGAAGCACAAGGAGCCAGAGGACCGGTTAAAGTTATTCTATCCTTATTAAGAAGAAAGGATATACCTATAGTGCTTGGAATATTAAAGAATACGGCTCCAGGCGCCTTTTATACGATTGAGAATGCTCGTAAGACGAGCGACCCGGAATTATGGAAGGATTCCGGACAAGAAGGAGAGAGTTTTGCCCGCATCCTGTGGAGAAGGCAATCCAGGATCAGGAAATGA
- a CDS encoding LIC_10463 family lipoprotein, which produces MKKKFSICFVFSLFVLVLLYNCREDQRYEPLRFEKVTRPESSAFQAQVDGTILSGSWEYRFRIKQADRVSLIVEVLTDKPDLGVSLFRKGILFDTKIKCGEKISQLTPCKLEINNPEKGDYSLVLKHLSSDPSEVLSYRIFAAVHGPGYASVIWEEEVARR; this is translated from the coding sequence ATGAAGAAGAAATTTAGCATCTGTTTTGTATTCAGCTTATTCGTTTTGGTCCTTCTTTATAATTGTAGAGAGGATCAGAGATACGAACCTTTACGTTTTGAAAAAGTCACCAGGCCGGAGTCTTCCGCTTTCCAAGCACAAGTGGATGGAACTATCCTCTCCGGCTCTTGGGAATATAGATTTAGGATCAAACAGGCCGATAGAGTTTCCTTAATTGTGGAAGTCTTAACGGATAAGCCCGACCTGGGAGTTTCCTTATTCCGAAAAGGGATCTTATTCGATACCAAGATCAAATGTGGAGAAAAGATCAGCCAACTCACTCCCTGCAAATTAGAAATAAACAATCCTGAAAAAGGAGATTATTCCTTGGTATTAAAGCATCTTTCTTCCGATCCGTCGGAAGTTCTTTCTTACAGAATATTCGCCGCAGTACATGGCCCCGGTTATGCCTCGGTAATTTGGGAGGAAGAAGTTGCGCGCAGATAA
- the msrA gene encoding peptide-methionine (S)-S-oxide reductase MsrA, with the protein MRTNLFKLIRLESILIIFVIFSFSNILHSKENPKTETAIFAGGCFWCMERPFEKLPGVISVISGYTGGKEKNPTYEDVGYGRTGHRESVLITYDPKKIDYAKLLDTYWRQIDPTDNGGQFADRGNQYRAAIYYKNDAQKKLAQEFKDKIGASGKFSSPIAVEILPASEFYPAEEYHQDYYKKNPTHYKQYRKGSGREDYVNKTWGEEAQK; encoded by the coding sequence ATGAGAACAAATTTGTTCAAACTTATAAGATTAGAATCCATACTTATAATATTCGTAATATTTAGTTTTTCGAATATACTTCATTCTAAAGAAAACCCGAAAACGGAGACAGCCATCTTTGCAGGCGGATGTTTCTGGTGCATGGAAAGACCTTTCGAAAAACTACCCGGTGTTATATCCGTAATTTCAGGTTATACAGGCGGGAAAGAAAAAAATCCCACTTATGAAGACGTAGGATACGGAAGAACAGGACATAGAGAATCCGTATTGATCACCTATGATCCTAAAAAGATCGATTATGCAAAACTTTTGGACACGTATTGGAGGCAGATAGATCCGACAGATAACGGAGGACAATTCGCCGATAGAGGCAACCAATACAGAGCTGCAATTTACTATAAGAATGATGCACAGAAAAAATTGGCCCAAGAATTTAAGGACAAAATAGGAGCTTCCGGAAAATTCTCCTCACCTATCGCTGTAGAAATATTGCCTGCATCAGAATTTTATCCTGCGGAAGAATACCATCAGGATTATTATAAGAAGAACCCTACTCACTACAAACAATACAGAAAAGGTTCCGGAAGAGAAGATTATGTGAATAAAACCTGGGGGGAAGAGGCGCAGAAATAG
- a CDS encoding LIC_10461 domain-containing protein: protein MLQIIKILILVLILGFSAGCHTTTVVHKGGETPYALAKETPGPDKKAKQGSTVFGIYPTTAPMEASCDRNHPEVIIKTGFVDLVIHTLIGPFYTTKTVEVYCKP from the coding sequence ATGTTACAGATAATCAAAATTCTGATCTTAGTTCTAATCCTAGGATTCTCTGCAGGCTGTCATACTACCACAGTGGTCCATAAAGGAGGAGAGACTCCTTACGCATTGGCAAAGGAAACTCCTGGTCCGGATAAAAAAGCAAAACAAGGAAGCACAGTCTTCGGGATCTACCCAACCACGGCCCCGATGGAAGCAAGCTGCGATAGGAACCATCCGGAAGTGATCATCAAGACCGGATTTGTGGACCTGGTCATTCATACTCTGATCGGTCCCTTCTATACCACCAAGACGGTGGAAGTGTACTGCAAACCGTAA
- a CDS encoding Bor/Iss family lipoprotein, protein MRADKILTILFIVFLSLGFGESCRHAMVRYPQSPPEACRIYPTSRECKRALDLRSAQAEQGGEVHKVQHTYYFFGLYPGNLVLDTSKYCAEGPRSVHQYTSFWNGFWEQLTLAIYSPQTVEIECYR, encoded by the coding sequence TTGCGCGCAGATAAAATTCTAACGATCCTCTTTATCGTATTCCTAAGCCTAGGATTCGGAGAATCTTGCAGGCATGCAATGGTCCGTTATCCACAAAGTCCTCCGGAAGCTTGCAGGATCTATCCTACTTCCAGAGAATGTAAACGTGCTTTGGACCTAAGATCCGCGCAGGCGGAACAAGGTGGAGAAGTCCATAAGGTCCAACATACCTACTATTTTTTCGGACTTTATCCCGGAAATCTGGTCTTGGATACTTCTAAGTACTGCGCGGAAGGACCTAGATCCGTCCATCAGTACACCAGTTTTTGGAACGGATTTTGGGAGCAGTTAACTCTTGCGATCTATTCCCCCCAAACAGTGGAGATAGAATGTTACAGATAA
- a CDS encoding SET domain-containing protein: MIERRTNKFGENGIFASQPIAKGTLLFSYSEWIEDEEFGWKVLSVSEADELPEEEKEIFMKYGYDVDFGLVTGPSGPEFVINHSNFMNHSCDPNMWYDQTDNIIAKRDIEVGEELNIDYGNFVVNFDQTFECACGSPNCRKFIRKDDWKLLLPQYNLNFPTFMHKEIKKILVKVPA; this comes from the coding sequence ATGATCGAAAGACGCACGAACAAGTTCGGGGAAAACGGAATCTTCGCCTCTCAACCAATCGCTAAAGGAACTTTACTGTTTAGCTATAGCGAGTGGATCGAAGATGAGGAATTCGGATGGAAAGTACTCTCCGTCTCGGAAGCCGATGAACTTCCGGAAGAGGAAAAGGAAATCTTCATGAAATACGGCTATGACGTAGACTTCGGCCTAGTCACCGGCCCTTCCGGCCCTGAATTTGTTATCAATCATTCCAACTTTATGAACCATTCCTGCGATCCGAACATGTGGTACGATCAAACGGACAATATTATAGCCAAAAGGGATATAGAAGTTGGGGAAGAGCTGAATATCGACTACGGTAACTTCGTAGTGAACTTCGACCAGACATTTGAATGCGCTTGCGGGTCTCCTAATTGCCGTAAATTCATTCGTAAGGACGATTGGAAACTTCTACTACCTCAGTATAATCTCAACTTTCCGACATTCATGCATAAGGAAATTAAGAAGATCTTGGTAAAAGTCCCTGCTTAA
- a CDS encoding GreA/GreB family elongation factor yields the protein MSGKRFLSKNDHQRILSTLEVSSQSAVVQPSILEIIRKTLSKAKKIDQNQVPQDLITMNSKFVLKDLGNAEAFQFTLVYPEEYTENAPANGKLSLFSAHGSAVLGARVGEVVRWEINGMDKYLRVQELLYQPTAI from the coding sequence ATGAGTGGGAAAAGATTTCTTTCAAAGAATGATCATCAAAGGATCCTTTCCACTCTTGAGGTTTCCTCCCAGTCCGCAGTAGTCCAACCCAGCATTTTAGAGATTATACGTAAGACGTTATCTAAAGCCAAAAAAATAGATCAGAATCAAGTTCCCCAAGACCTGATCACTATGAATTCCAAATTCGTGCTCAAAGACCTAGGCAACGCTGAGGCATTCCAATTTACTTTAGTTTATCCGGAAGAATATACTGAAAACGCTCCTGCTAACGGTAAACTGTCCTTATTTTCCGCCCACGGTTCCGCAGTACTAGGCGCTAGAGTGGGAGAAGTAGTCCGGTGGGAAATCAACGGAATGGACAAATATTTAAGAGTCCAAGAACTACTCTACCAACCGACTGCTATTTAG
- a CDS encoding SulP family inorganic anion transporter → MNLKTKQFLSNLPYDLSSSIAVFLVAIPLCLGIAHASGAPLFSGIISGFIGGIVVGTFSKSALSVSGPTASLTAIVLSGIKDLGNFETFLLALLFAGMIQTLLGILRTGALSAYLPSATVVGMSVAIGLLLVIKQLPHLIGYDVEEFGVEEFDLTKEDINESYHDPHEAKETNSLMLLLHAFRNLQSNVLIIGIISLLSFWVWDRYFAKKFKYVPASLVAIILGTASNLLLGHLLPGGALSQDHLVTLPIFKNPSELFAHLDFPNFSYWDQAPVWTLALTIAFASSLESLLSVEVVDKLDEENRKTPMSQELIAQGLGNMACGLAGGIPITSVVVRGSVNASSGAKTKFSAIFHGAWIGTSVLLFPKFMNTIPLASLAAILTFTGLKLAKPAMFKLMFQKGYSQFLPFLVTVAVTFFTNVLIGTFCGILVALVFVLYEDHRTAIYREERYGKFRRIILGENLGFFHKAKIKAVLESQPTGITLEIDGTRTLHMDQDIKELIHEFRKNAHRKGITVILGGIPNMENDMESLKKEMSESYQKLLRNNQEWVEERTAEDPEFFARHAEGQAPQTLFIGCSDSRVPVNVITKTNPGEIFVTRNIANVVSVDDMSLFSVVQYAIDALNVKHIIVCGHIGCGGVRAALQGKATGLIDNWITHIKDVYLKHREELDALPEEKREERLIHLNVAEQVVNLYKTGMIQNALAKYGFPEIHGWVYDIRNGQISEVDYKDILSKELGGLYGYPK, encoded by the coding sequence ATGAATTTAAAAACAAAACAATTTCTTTCCAATCTTCCTTACGATCTTTCCTCAAGTATCGCAGTCTTTCTAGTAGCAATTCCTCTTTGTTTGGGGATCGCTCATGCATCCGGTGCTCCTTTATTTTCAGGGATTATCTCTGGTTTTATAGGTGGAATCGTAGTAGGAACCTTTAGTAAATCCGCCTTAAGTGTCTCAGGGCCCACGGCAAGTTTGACTGCGATCGTTCTTTCCGGCATTAAAGACCTCGGGAATTTCGAAACATTCCTTCTTGCACTTCTTTTTGCAGGAATGATCCAAACCTTGCTTGGGATCTTAAGGACAGGCGCCTTATCCGCTTATCTTCCTTCTGCAACCGTAGTGGGAATGTCAGTCGCGATCGGTTTACTTTTAGTCATCAAACAATTGCCTCACTTGATCGGTTACGATGTAGAAGAATTCGGGGTAGAAGAGTTCGATCTCACTAAAGAGGACATTAATGAATCTTATCACGATCCTCATGAAGCAAAAGAGACAAACTCTCTTATGTTGCTCTTGCATGCGTTCAGGAATTTGCAGAGTAACGTACTGATAATTGGAATAATTTCCCTTTTATCCTTCTGGGTTTGGGATAGATACTTCGCTAAAAAATTCAAATATGTTCCTGCTTCCTTAGTTGCGATCATACTGGGAACCGCTTCGAATTTACTTTTAGGTCATCTTCTTCCTGGGGGAGCTTTAAGCCAGGATCACTTGGTTACTCTTCCGATTTTTAAAAATCCTTCCGAACTTTTTGCTCATTTGGATTTCCCTAACTTCTCCTATTGGGACCAGGCTCCCGTGTGGACCTTGGCATTGACGATAGCGTTTGCTTCTTCTTTGGAATCCTTACTCTCTGTGGAAGTGGTTGATAAACTGGATGAAGAGAATCGTAAAACTCCCATGTCCCAGGAATTGATAGCTCAAGGTTTAGGAAATATGGCCTGCGGACTCGCGGGTGGAATCCCGATCACGAGTGTAGTGGTCAGAGGTTCTGTAAACGCTTCTTCCGGTGCCAAGACAAAGTTTTCGGCCATCTTTCATGGGGCTTGGATAGGGACCAGTGTATTACTTTTTCCTAAATTTATGAATACCATTCCGCTTGCGTCTCTTGCTGCGATTTTGACTTTTACAGGCTTAAAACTCGCCAAACCTGCAATGTTCAAGCTGATGTTCCAAAAAGGGTATTCTCAGTTCTTACCGTTCTTGGTCACTGTGGCAGTAACATTTTTCACTAATGTTCTGATCGGAACATTCTGCGGTATCTTAGTAGCCTTAGTTTTTGTTTTATATGAAGATCATAGGACTGCGATCTACAGAGAAGAGCGTTATGGTAAGTTTAGAAGAATCATATTAGGGGAAAATTTAGGCTTCTTCCATAAGGCAAAGATCAAGGCGGTATTAGAAAGCCAACCTACCGGGATCACGTTAGAGATTGACGGAACTAGAACACTTCATATGGATCAGGACATCAAAGAACTGATCCACGAGTTTAGAAAAAATGCCCACCGTAAAGGGATTACGGTGATCCTAGGAGGAATACCTAATATGGAAAATGATATGGAATCCTTGAAAAAAGAAATGAGCGAGTCTTATCAAAAATTATTGAGGAACAACCAAGAATGGGTGGAAGAGAGGACTGCGGAAGATCCGGAGTTTTTCGCAAGACATGCGGAGGGACAAGCGCCTCAAACACTATTCATCGGATGTAGCGATTCTAGGGTACCGGTAAATGTGATCACTAAAACGAACCCTGGGGAAATTTTCGTCACCAGAAACATTGCTAACGTGGTCTCCGTTGATGATATGTCTCTGTTTAGCGTGGTCCAATATGCGATCGATGCGTTGAACGTAAAACATATCATTGTTTGCGGTCATATCGGCTGCGGCGGGGTTAGGGCGGCTCTCCAAGGAAAGGCTACCGGTCTTATAGACAACTGGATCACTCATATTAAGGATGTGTATCTAAAACATAGAGAAGAATTGGATGCTCTTCCTGAAGAAAAAAGAGAAGAAAGGCTGATCCACCTGAATGTTGCGGAGCAGGTTGTGAACTTGTACAAAACTGGAATGATACAGAATGCTTTGGCAAAGTACGGCTTTCCGGAAATACACGGCTGGGTGTACGATATCCGAAACGGACAGATCAGCGAGGTGGATTATAAGGACATTCTCTCCAAGGAACTTGGAGGATTGTACGGTTATCCTAAATAG